GCGCCCAACGCCAAACTGCTGTTGTTCGAGGACCTGGTCCACGAACCTCATAACGAGGCAGACTGGCGGAGCGTCGTCGGTCAGGTGCGAGACTGGATCGTCCACCGCATCGAAGCAGCGCCCCAGATTCTCTCACAGGTGCATGCGAATTCGGTGGTGGAGACACTAGCTGCACGCCAGTAGGGATGAGTCAGGCGATTGGGCCTCGTCGAAGGCTCAGTTGCCGTTATTCCGGTTTGCCGCCCTGAAAGGGGCATCGCAGCATAGCCCAGGGCAACGCCCTAGGTATGAAGACTCCCTCCCGATGTGAAGCCAAGCCCTGAATGTGTGGCACAAATCCTTGTCTTGCCCTTTCAGGGCGATGTGCAGACGTTGGGTTTGTCCACCCAGGGCGATGCCCTGGGCTATGGTGTGCGGCCCCTTCAGGGCGAAGAATCTGTTGCCTTGCGAGTGGGAGATGCATGCAACGGAATCGCCCCTCGGAACCCTTTTCGTGTCTTTCGTCTGTTTCCTGGTGAACCTTCTGTTTCACCTCACTCTCTCATTAGTGGTGAATTCCTAGCTGAAGTCGTGAGACGGAACGTGAGTGCCGGCGTGTTCCGTGCGCTTCTCTCCCGCAGGCGTGCCGCGTAAGATCGTCGGTTCGACTTCACGAACGGACGACGAAACGCGCATGGCCCCCCGGAACAAGACCTCTGCCAAAGACGACCCGAACACCAGAGTGGTGTGCCGCAACCGGCGTGCGCGGCACGACTACGACATTCTCGACGAGATCGAGTGCGGCATGGTGCTGATGGGGAGCGAGGTCAAAAGCATCCGCGATAACAAGATTTCCATCGACGAGGCCTTTGCCCGGATGGAGAATGGGGAAGTCTGGCTGCATAACTGCGACATCGCCGAGTACCCGCAGGCGACCTACCTGAATCATCAGCGCCGCCGTTCGCGGAAGCTGCTGCTGAATCGACGGGAGATCCGCAAGTTTGTCGAAGCGGCCGAGCAGTCGGGCATGACGATGATTCCGCTCGATGTCCATTTCACCAACGGCCGGGTGAAGGTGCAACTCGCAATCGGCAAAGGCCGCAAAGTCCACGACAAGCGGGACCGCCTGAAAGAGACCGAAGCCAAGAAGAACATCAGGGCGGCTCTGCGGCGCGAGCGAGACTGACGACCGGGGGAAATTCGAAGCACGAAATTCGAAATCCGAAATGACCATTGGAGCTTGTTTCGGATTTGGTGCTTCGAATTTCGTGCTTCCCCCCGTCGATCTCACTCCCCTGATTGGGCGGATTTTATCTTGGTGCTCGCCCTCGCCGGGTGGTTCTGGCTGCGACGACAATTCCGCATCTGCCGCTCAAGCCGTTTTTGCTGGTTCTCTGCAACCCGCCTGAGAACGCGGTGATTCCGTCGTTCTGGCGTCGGCAGTCTCATCAATTCGCCTGCGAGGCTGTTCCGATAGACACTGTGCCAGCCGTCGATGCGGCCTGCAGCAGCGTGTCCGCGTCGAATCCGGAGACAGGAAGTCCCGCTCCTCCCCGGCTGTGGATTTGCGAAACCTCAGCTTGTCAGCGTGCCGTATGAACTCCATCCGCTGTTTTCGAATTGCCGTCTGCTGCGGTTGCGTCGCGCTCGCCGGCGGATGTCAGACCGCCGCGAAACAGGTGTCGATTCTCAAGCCAGCCGCACCGGTCGTGGTGAACGAAGCGCCGGAAGAAGAAGTCACCGCCGACAAGCCGATTGCCCTGGTCGACATGGAAGCGGCCGGAGAAGAAGTCGAACTCACGGCCTATCTCGACGGCCCGATGACGGCGGAAGCGGCTCCGACGATCCCCCCTGCTCCGCCGGCATCGAAGCTGGATCCGGTTCCAGAGACGGCCGCTGGAGACGGTTTCACGCTCGAAGCACTCGAATATCTGGCCCTGCAGAATAACCCCGCCATCGCCCAGGCGGCTGCGTCAGCCCACAAGGCGACCGGCTTTCGTCAACAGGTGGGCCGTTATCCGAACCCGATCGTCGGCTACAGCGGCCAGCAATTGGACGACAAGGGGACCGATCAGCACATGGCCTATGTGCAGCAGGATTTCATTTCCGCGCACAAGCTCCGGCTGAACGAACGGGTTCTCGATCACGAAGTGCAGTCGCAGCTCTGGGAAGTGGAAGCCCAGCGGTATCGCGTGCTGACTGATATTCGCATCCGCTTCTATCAGGCTCTCGCCGCTCAGCAGCGGGGCGAACTGGCGAAAGAATTTCAGCAAGTGGCCGGCGAAGGGGTCCGCATCGCCGAAATCCGTCGTCAGGCTCTCGAAGGGTCCGTGCCGGAAGTGCTGCAGGCGGAGATTCAGCTCAACGAAGTCGACCTCATTCGGCAGCGTGCTGAAATTACCTATCTGGCCACCTGGAGCGAACTGATCGCCGTGGCCGGGATGCCGGGCATGGCCGAACAGCGGCTGATCGGCAACCTGCGGGTCGATGCTCCGCCGCGCGACTGGAATGCCGCGTTCTACGAAATCGCTCAGAACAATCCTTCGCTGCTGGCAGCCCGTTCACGCATCGGCCGGGCCGCGGCGAACATGACCCGACAGGAAGTACAGGCGGTTCCCAACATGCAGGCCTGGGTCGGGGGCGGATACGATAACGGCACCAACAATCAGATGATGAACGTCCAGATGGGACTGCCGTTGCCGATCTTCAACAAGAACGGCGGCAACATTAGTGCGGCCCAGGCGGAGTTCTGCCGCGCTGCTCAAGACGTGCGTCGCATCGAGCTGAGCATCAAGCAGCGTCTGGCGATGGTGTCGCGGCAGTACGACTCGGCCTCGATCACCGTCGACCGGCTCGAAAAGCAGATTCTCCCGCGAGCCAAGCAGACGCTCGAACTTTCCGAGAAAGCGTACGGCGCAGGCGAGTTCGGGTTCTTGCAGGTGCTGGTGGCGCGACGGACGTTCTTCGATTCGAACCTGCAGTACAACACCGCCCTGGTGGAACTGGCCGAAGCGAAGTCGATGGTCGACGGCCTGCTGCTCGACGGCGGCCTGAACGACGTGCAGGACACCCAGATGGACGACGGCCTCCGCGGCCAGGCACTGTCGGGGCAGTAGGCGGAGGGTTTATGGTTGAAGGTTTAAGGGTTGAAGGTCAAAAACGATTGTTCGTTAAACCTTAAACCCCTCAACCTTCAACCCTTCCGGCTTTCGGCGAGGAAGGCCTGGCCGACTTCGGTGCGGGGGTGTTCGAAGATTTCTTCGGGCGGGCCGGATTCGGCGATCGAGCCGGCGTGCAGCAGGTGGACCTGATGGGCGACTGCCCGGGCGAAGCCCATCCCGTGGGTGACGACGATCATCGTCTGGCCTTCGCTCGCGAGATCGCTCATCACGCTGGTGACTTCGGCCGTCATGCGGGGGTCGAGAGCGCTCGTGGGTTCGTCGAAGAGAATGGCTTCCGGATTCATGGCCAGCGCGCGGGCGATCGCCACTCGTTGTTGCTGCCCGCCTGAGAGCTGCCCGGGGTACGCATCGCACTTCTCACCCAGGCCGACGCGATCGAGCAGCTTCTTCGCGTGTGCCCGGGCCTCTTCCACCGGCCGGCCGAGGACATGCACCGGGGCCTCAATGACGTTCTGTAAAACACTGCGATGCGGAAAGAGATTGAACTGCTGGAACACCATGCCGACCCGTTTACGGATGCGGACCAGCGCGGCGTCGCGACCGGGCTGACCGTTGGGAGGCAAGGTGATGTCATCGACCTGAATTTCGCCGGCCTCGAAGGTTTCGAGTCCGTTGATGGTCCGCAGGAGCGTGCTCTTTCCGCCGCCTGAGGGGCCGAGCAGGACGCACACTTCCCCCTTCGCCACGGTGAGCGACACTCCCCGCAGGACTTCTGTTTTGCCGTAGCGTTTGACGATGTTCTGCAGGCGGATCATGTGCGCCTTTCCGGCATCAGCCGACGTTCGAGCCGGGCGGCGACCAGCGACAGCGGATAGCTCATCGCCAGGTAGAGGAACGCCGTCAGCAGGCCGAGCTCGATAATCGCGCCGGTGCTGCGGGCCTGGATGTAATACTCCTTGCTCAGTTCGACGACTGTAATGACCGAGCAGACCGCCGTGTCTTTGAAGAGAGCGATGAAGTCGTTGGTGACGGGGGGAATGACAAGCCGCGTCGCCTGAGGGATGATAATCCGCCGCAGCGCGAGTGCCCGACTGAAGCCGAGCGCCTGTGCCGCTTCCATCTGCCCGCGGGGAATCGATTGCAGCCCGGCGCGGTAGATCTCGGCTTCATAAGCGGAATAGTTCAAAGCCAGACCGGCGACCGCGGCCCAGAAGGCGTTCACGGTGATGCCGATTTCTGGCAGCAGAAAGAACAGAACATACAACTGCAACACCAGCGGCGTGCCTCGAATCAGTTCGACATAGGCGGTTGAAAGAATTCGCAGCGGCCAGGGGCCATAGAGTCGCAGCAGCGCCATCATCAGGCCGAGCAGGATCGCCATGGGCATTGCGGTGGATGCCAGCAAGACCGTCATCCCGGCCGCCTGCACCAGCAGCCAGCCGCGCTGCCAGACGACGTTCCAGCCGCCGACTGCGATGTAGCTTTCTTCCTCATCAGGCGTCGTCGCGTCGTCGTCAACCGGGATCGCGCCGACGGGACCGACGAACCCGCCTGCGGAATCGACTTCCATTCCCCGCAGGGCCTGCGTCTCGTTCCAGATGCGGTACTTCGAGAGGATTTTGCGGAGCCGGCCGTCTTTCATCGCCGTCAGGAGGGCGTCGTTCACGGCTTGCAGGAGCTCTGGTTCGTTTTTGCGGACGAGGGCCACATAGAAGCCGCGCCCGACAGGTTCGCCGACTGCTTCCAGCTTGGGGAAGCCCGGTTCGTAGAACCGCCAGATGGGAAGATCCTGCAGGTTGGCGTCGATGCCGTCGACATTGAGTTCGACCGCCCGCATGGCGTCGGACACGCCGTCGAAGTTGGCGATCTCGACGTCGTCACCGAAGTTCTTTTCGATGTAGTCATTCGCCGC
This window of the Planctomicrobium piriforme genome carries:
- the smpB gene encoding SsrA-binding protein SmpB, which gives rise to MAPRNKTSAKDDPNTRVVCRNRRARHDYDILDEIECGMVLMGSEVKSIRDNKISIDEAFARMENGEVWLHNCDIAEYPQATYLNHQRRRSRKLLLNRREIRKFVEAAEQSGMTMIPLDVHFTNGRVKVQLAIGKGRKVHDKRDRLKETEAKKNIRAALRRERD
- a CDS encoding TolC family protein, with product MNSIRCFRIAVCCGCVALAGGCQTAAKQVSILKPAAPVVVNEAPEEEVTADKPIALVDMEAAGEEVELTAYLDGPMTAEAAPTIPPAPPASKLDPVPETAAGDGFTLEALEYLALQNNPAIAQAAASAHKATGFRQQVGRYPNPIVGYSGQQLDDKGTDQHMAYVQQDFISAHKLRLNERVLDHEVQSQLWEVEAQRYRVLTDIRIRFYQALAAQQRGELAKEFQQVAGEGVRIAEIRRQALEGSVPEVLQAEIQLNEVDLIRQRAEITYLATWSELIAVAGMPGMAEQRLIGNLRVDAPPRDWNAAFYEIAQNNPSLLAARSRIGRAAANMTRQEVQAVPNMQAWVGGGYDNGTNNQMMNVQMGLPLPIFNKNGGNISAAQAEFCRAAQDVRRIELSIKQRLAMVSRQYDSASITVDRLEKQILPRAKQTLELSEKAYGAGEFGFLQVLVARRTFFDSNLQYNTALVELAEAKSMVDGLLLDGGLNDVQDTQMDDGLRGQALSGQ
- a CDS encoding amino acid ABC transporter ATP-binding protein, which codes for MIRLQNIVKRYGKTEVLRGVSLTVAKGEVCVLLGPSGGGKSTLLRTINGLETFEAGEIQVDDITLPPNGQPGRDAALVRIRKRVGMVFQQFNLFPHRSVLQNVIEAPVHVLGRPVEEARAHAKKLLDRVGLGEKCDAYPGQLSGGQQQRVAIARALAMNPEAILFDEPTSALDPRMTAEVTSVMSDLASEGQTMIVVTHGMGFARAVAHQVHLLHAGSIAESGPPEEIFEHPRTEVGQAFLAESRKG
- a CDS encoding ABC transporter permease subunit (The N-terminal region of this protein, as described by TIGR01726, is a three transmembrane segment that identifies a subfamily of ABC transporter permease subunits, which specificities that include histidine, arginine, glutamine, glutamate, L-cystine (sic), the opines (in Agrobacterium) octopine and nopaline, etc.) produces the protein MRAGCLLLFLLAVECCQPTGIAHAGDALENLKKRGTLIWGADEEGGGPFIYPAADDPNRLEGFEVELAQLIAESLGVKPQFQQGQWDKLPDLLDRGDLDIVLNGYEWSPARAARYGTSIPYYIYELQLLGRKDDPTMRSWQDLRTPSDGVKKRVAVLGGSAANDYIEKNFGDDVEIANFDGVSDAMRAVELNVDGIDANLQDLPIWRFYEPGFPKLEAVGEPVGRGFYVALVRKNEPELLQAVNDALLTAMKDGRLRKILSKYRIWNETQALRGMEVDSAGGFVGPVGAIPVDDDATTPDEEESYIAVGGWNVVWQRGWLLVQAAGMTVLLASTAMPMAILLGLMMALLRLYGPWPLRILSTAYVELIRGTPLVLQLYVLFFLLPEIGITVNAFWAAVAGLALNYSAYEAEIYRAGLQSIPRGQMEAAQALGFSRALALRRIIIPQATRLVIPPVTNDFIALFKDTAVCSVITVVELSKEYYIQARSTGAIIELGLLTAFLYLAMSYPLSLVAARLERRLMPERRT